The Megalobrama amblycephala isolate DHTTF-2021 linkage group LG18, ASM1881202v1, whole genome shotgun sequence genome segment tctaatatgtaaagctgctttgaaacaattaccaattgtaaaagcgctatataaataaatttgacttgacttgacttgactaaagAAGAATtgttagtatattaagtacaaaattagtgcgtgaaaatagagcactttaagtaggcctacattatagaagtgtacttttttcacctgggtgaTTGGGTTGCTGGTACTGTCTCATGCTACAGGCAGTGACAAGGACCCTAACAAAACCCAAAACTAAAGACAAATCAGTCAGGAAGAATAAAGAGAGAACAAGGGTCTATGGCCACCACCTGCAAAATCATTCACTTTTTGGTCTTGCTGTTGCCTCTCCAGTGCACCTGATATTACTTTCATTTGAACCAAAGAGGTTGAAACTGATTCACAAACACTTAATCGGACAGATTGATATCCCTGAAGTTTAATTGACTTGTTTTATACTGTAATGATTAAGTGTTACCttattttttttgagcagtgtacatagaaaaacatTTGGTGCAGCGCAGAGAGATTTCAATGCAGAAAAGTCTTCAGTATCTTAATGCATCACATCTAAACAGCTCTACGGAAAACTAGTAGTTTTTGTGATATGGATGATGATTTAATAGACCATCTTGtatgacaaatttatttttcaaatttttcaatTTCATGTTTTAGAAAACAGAATGGGGCAATAGTgtagaaaacaaatatttttccatacgTATCCACAGGATACAATCAATTTCCACACTTGTCTAtataggcaaggcaattttatttgtatagcacatttcatacacaatggtaattcaaagtgctttacacaaagaagaagaataaaaattgaacgtaaggaatagaaataacagtaaaaacagaaaattttgctatctggatggaagagctaggaagtcttagggagttttttttttgttgttgttgttgtccgtcagagtggatctaaacggatctatccatcagagcagatctaaatggatcttcctcacacgacaggaccgCTGTCtagctacctgttaaggcacttcaaactgataaacaaagtttcaatctccccttttgccaagacacctcaaactgcaccacacagccctaatcccccttccggagatatcttatctatgcaacgcagttcaaatttcccctttggaaagtgtcctgactgtaattcagagatatcttaaccatgcactacagctcaaatttccccatggtttgtccccttatccaaatttaccaaaatttaacctaatcactttcttcctaattctcccagctctttcaaccagacagcaatatttaaaatgcattaaaagtcagaataacaagatgatacataaaagatataaaatacattaaaaatgaaataaaaacaggaaaaggaattaaaggAATAAAAATATACAGCGCAGGAATGTAAAATATCAAACTATTTTCATGTAAGTGATGGATCTGAACATGAAAGTTTGCTCAATTAGACACATTCAGGCAATTCTTTTTCTTATGACTCTGTAAATGAGATATTTGgatgaaactcttcccacatgaAGAGCACTGATACGGcctctctccagtatgaattctctcATGAGCTTTCAAGGATGATGAATGAGTGAAACTCTTTTCACAGTGTGAGCACTTGTgcggtttctctccagtatgactTCTCTGGTGATGTTTCAGGGTCCCTAAATGAGCGAAAACCTTTCCACAGTGTGAGCACTtgtacggtttctctccagtatgaattctctggtgtatttttaatttgtctAATGTagtgaagctcttcccacagtcGAAGCACACATAAGGTCTCACACCAGTATGAATAGTTTGGTGAACTTGTAAATGTTGCGGTTGTGAAAACCTCTTTTCACAAATAGAACAAAAGTGAGGCTTCACACCAGCATGAACTTTAAGGTGTCTTCttaagtcttgtttaaaaacaaatgttttatcaCACTGATCACAGCTGAACGATCTCACTCCAGAGTGAGAGCGCAGATGATCTTTGAGAGAGGTTTTgcgactgaaactctttccacactgagtgcatgtgaacggtttttctccagtgtgaattctcatgtgcacATTTAAGTGTCCTTTTTGAATGAAACTATTTCCACACTCAGAGCAAGTGAAAGATCTTATGACTCCAGATtttccagtttgtttttgtgtgaaattctCTTCAGTCTTTGAAACAACTGCATTTCCatcttcattttttaaatgaggTTTTTGAAAAAGATGTTGTTTGCCATTTTTATATGTCAGTTTCCCATCATCATTTGTGAAATGATGAGGTTTATCTTCATTCACTTCCATCAGGTCTAAAATCAACATCAATAAATCAGCAACAAAGAAATAgaagttcatttttaattttgcacAAATCTATTTTACTGCTGAGTCTACTAGTATCTAGTTTTAGATGTATTGTTGTATATCAGTTTTCATCTTAATGTTCCTCATCAGTCATTAAAGAGAATGAAGGAAAACACCAACCTATTTGTTCCTCTGTATCTTCATCTTT includes the following:
- the LOC125253154 gene encoding gastrula zinc finger protein XlCGF7.1-like isoform X6, which gives rise to MEIKEEPCRIKDEDTEEQIDLMEVNEDKPHHFTNDDGKLTYKNGKQHLFQKPHLKNEDGNAVVSKTEENFTQKQTGKSGVIRSFTCSECGNSFIQKGHLNVHMRIHTGEKPFTCTQCGKSFSRKTSLKDHLRSHSGVRSFSCDQCDKTFVFKQDLRRHLKVHAGVKPHFCSICEKRFSQPQHLQVHQTIHTGVRPYVCFDCGKSFTTLDKLKIHQRIHTGEKPYKCSHCGKVFAHLGTLKHHQRSHTGEKPHKCSHCEKSFTHSSSLKAHERIHTGERPYQCSSCGKSFIQISHLQSHKKKNCLNVSN